A DNA window from Bacteroidales bacterium contains the following coding sequences:
- a CDS encoding DNA/RNA non-specific endonuclease, whose protein sequence is MKQIFTLFFIFNAFVLSSQDALFDLSYVHESCKHNEHLLRLFTINGVPQHQNLDDTLIILVNNGYCLGFSKKYNQPLWAAYQVSKSRKEVDYERFPFFADDVRLPLAHQIGTETFGGGYDRGHLVPNSAINKQYGKTSQMETFLMSNISPQKAELNQGVWQKLEAEIPGRYCSRSNSFPHVWVIVGPVFSQTPDTLHRKNGLKVPVPESFFCILSRPDSNPWTTPVIDHYLSFLIPQNVLRNQKLDESLIISIDEIEALTNLNFFSDFTPYYQNKLESDKPTSVW, encoded by the coding sequence ATGAAACAAATATTCACACTCTTCTTCATTTTCAATGCATTCGTTCTTTCCTCACAAGATGCCTTGTTCGACCTGTCTTATGTACACGAATCCTGTAAACACAATGAGCATTTACTGAGATTGTTTACGATTAATGGAGTGCCTCAACACCAGAATCTTGATGATACATTAATCATTCTTGTTAATAATGGTTATTGCCTTGGGTTCTCAAAAAAGTACAACCAACCTCTTTGGGCTGCCTACCAGGTATCCAAATCCAGAAAAGAAGTGGATTATGAACGATTTCCATTCTTTGCTGATGATGTCAGGCTTCCGCTAGCTCATCAAATTGGAACTGAGACCTTTGGTGGTGGTTATGACAGGGGTCATCTGGTACCCAACTCTGCCATTAATAAACAATATGGCAAAACCTCCCAAATGGAAACCTTCCTGATGAGCAACATCTCTCCTCAGAAGGCAGAACTCAACCAGGGAGTCTGGCAAAAACTGGAAGCTGAGATTCCTGGAAGATATTGCAGCCGAAGCAATAGCTTTCCTCATGTTTGGGTGATCGTCGGACCGGTTTTCTCACAAACACCCGATACACTTCATCGAAAAAATGGACTGAAGGTACCAGTACCTGAATCTTTCTTCTGTATTTTATCAAGACCCGATAGCAATCCCTGGACAACGCCGGTAATAGATCATTATTTATCCTTTTTAATACCGCAAAATGTTCTCCGCAACCAGAAATTAGATGAATCGCTCATCATCAGCATAGATGAAATTGAAGCATTAACGAATCTCAATTTCTTTTCCGATTTCACTCCTTATTATCAAAATAAGCTCGAATCAGATAAGCCAACATCCGTTTGGTAA
- a CDS encoding Na+:solute symporter gives MILQTIDWIIILGFFLVLLSIGFISSRNAGNNTTNFFLSGRNMPWWLLGVSMVATTFSADTPNLVTDMVRTGGVASNWLWWAFLLTGMLTVFVYAKLWNRSQVMTDLEFYELRYSGKTAAFLRGFRAVYLGFFFNVMVIASVSLAFIKIAAVMLGLQPAPALIIASVVVVIYSGIGGLKSILWTDLFQFSFAMLGAVIAAVYVTRSPEVGGLTALFSHPAVSDKLSLLPSISQPELFLSIFLIPIAIQWWAAWYPGAEPGGGGYVAQRMLSAKNETHAVSATLLFNFFHYALRPWPWIIVGLGSLIIFPDIQSMIDAFPEVSTQYIKNDFAYPAMLREFLPAGLLGLVVASLIAAFMSTVASQLNWGSSYLVNDFYGRFYNPKASERQKVRFGRISTVVLMFFSVLLALVLQNALQAFQYLLMIGAGTGLIYILRWFWWRINAYSELSAMAAAGVFSLVFILVENFVLQSTGEGRVEVFGIAASETYWNIFKFTGVVTLTTLSWIIVTFLTHPVNDDTLRNFYRKIRPGGPGWKAVVDKAKAENINLIKESDLRWDVPTGLLCMMLGCVMIYSTLFTIGNLLYANHTATLVFAGLAISSGILLTRFWKRLRMS, from the coding sequence ATGATTTTACAAACGATTGACTGGATTATCATTTTGGGTTTCTTTCTGGTTCTGCTTTCTATTGGCTTCATTTCCTCAAGGAATGCTGGTAACAATACTACCAATTTCTTTCTTTCGGGTCGGAATATGCCGTGGTGGCTGCTGGGTGTTTCTATGGTAGCCACAACTTTTTCGGCCGATACACCCAACCTGGTTACTGATATGGTTCGAACCGGTGGTGTGGCCAGTAATTGGCTATGGTGGGCTTTTTTGCTCACCGGTATGCTTACTGTTTTTGTGTATGCAAAACTCTGGAACCGTTCACAAGTAATGACAGATCTTGAATTTTACGAATTGCGCTACAGCGGGAAAACGGCTGCTTTTTTGAGAGGCTTCAGGGCTGTTTACCTGGGATTCTTTTTCAATGTCATGGTAATTGCCAGTGTATCGTTGGCGTTCATTAAGATTGCGGCAGTAATGCTAGGTTTACAACCTGCACCAGCACTTATTATCGCTTCTGTAGTTGTGGTGATTTACAGCGGAATTGGCGGTTTGAAATCAATATTATGGACCGATTTGTTTCAGTTCAGTTTTGCCATGCTCGGTGCTGTAATTGCTGCGGTGTATGTGACCCGGTCGCCTGAGGTAGGCGGGCTTACTGCGTTGTTTTCCCATCCTGCTGTAAGTGATAAACTGAGCCTGTTGCCAAGCATCTCTCAGCCAGAGTTGTTTTTAAGTATTTTTCTGATCCCGATTGCCATCCAATGGTGGGCGGCCTGGTATCCGGGTGCTGAGCCAGGCGGCGGAGGCTATGTGGCCCAACGTATGCTTTCTGCTAAAAACGAAACCCATGCCGTGAGTGCCACATTGCTTTTCAACTTTTTCCATTACGCATTGCGTCCGTGGCCATGGATCATTGTCGGATTGGGATCGCTCATAATTTTCCCGGATATCCAGTCAATGATTGATGCTTTTCCGGAAGTTTCGACCCAATACATTAAAAATGATTTCGCTTACCCGGCCATGCTGCGCGAATTCCTTCCTGCCGGATTATTGGGACTTGTGGTTGCCTCACTCATCGCCGCTTTTATGTCAACAGTAGCTTCGCAACTAAACTGGGGCTCGTCATATCTTGTAAATGATTTCTATGGCAGATTCTATAACCCCAAAGCATCAGAACGGCAAAAGGTACGATTTGGACGGATCAGCACCGTTGTATTGATGTTTTTTTCAGTCTTGCTTGCGTTGGTATTACAAAACGCACTTCAGGCATTCCAGTACTTACTGATGATTGGCGCCGGTACTGGTTTGATTTATATCTTAAGGTGGTTCTGGTGGCGGATAAACGCATATTCTGAACTCTCGGCTATGGCAGCAGCCGGAGTTTTCTCCCTCGTTTTTATTCTTGTTGAAAATTTTGTGCTCCAATCAACAGGCGAGGGCAGGGTTGAAGTTTTTGGAATTGCTGCTTCTGAAACTTATTGGAATATCTTCAAATTTACAGGTGTAGTAACGCTTACAACTTTGTCGTGGATAATAGTTACTTTCCTCACGCATCCGGTAAACGATGACACATTGAGGAATTTTTACCGTAAAATCAGGCCGGGCGGGCCTGGCTGGAAGGCAGTTGTGGATAAAGCTAAAGCCGAAAATATCAACCTTATCAAGGAAAGCGATTTGCGCTGGGATGTTCCAACCGGTCTTTTGTGCATGATGCTCGGATGTGTGATGATATACAGCACATTATTTACCATTGGGAATTTATTGTATGCGAACCATACGGCGACGCTGGTATTCGCAGGACTTGCCATTTCTTCAGGCATATTGCTGACCCGGTTCTGGAAAAGATTACGCATGTCTTAA
- a CDS encoding PKD domain-containing protein, whose product MRKLISTTICLLTATLCMAQSGSFSNITVSQRTDGSGFVDVYFTLSGPGAAYDLSLEVRFHSDSAYIPIPEEFLTGSYMGITPGSRSLVWDGLGSFPGTYSPDAKLKLIAVETEPCPETITDVDDNIYNTVQIGEQCWMKENLKTTKYRNGSSIEYPGSDNEAWSSNINGAYAWYDNDIAMKDAYGALYNWPATSNSKGLCPAGWHIPSSDEWIQLVDYLVDQGYPDQWDNPNGAGNALKSCRQVNSPLGGDCNTTEHPRWNAHSTHHGFDVFGFSALPGGNRSFGPYESIGEGGYWWSSTEYYDLGIGFYLYFSYGSTEMHSDNYQEVGFSVRCIRSGPMVDLPTVITNPVTNITATTATSGGNIAGDGGAEITARGVVWSTSVSPSLESNDGFTTDGEGTGEFSSEITGLIAQTTYYVRAYGTNSAGTGYGNQVQFTSGEFICETSVLYDIDGNTYNTVQIGDQCWMKENLKTTMYRNGESIVYPGSDNTAWQNNTIGAYAWHGNDMSWKDNYGALYNGYAVTNVNELCPAGWRAPSDQELTQLTDFINDINVGNILKSCRQINSPLGGDCNTSIHPRWEAHATHYGTDALGFSFLPAGSRGANGSYNNFGTYGYLWSSTEVSTTLAWYRDLGNMKSTVYRNNINKANGHSVRCVKNDANFTGGPTSGLAPLNVNFNDLSTNNPSSWLWDFGDGNSSSAQNPSHTYYTPGTYSVTLTTSSGGVSNTKTRTDYISVLPYIEIHEAWFPFDGNFFDYSGNNYHGVNMGTTWTTDRFGIPGKALSFNGSNSGVMLNSGYPPVFSGSLTFSCWMYFNDDSRGILFGSYNTAYNVNFEKHTDYRLRIYWNNGERDLYTPPGVVSAHSWYFVTFIRDVITDSFHIYLNGQLIETFPDVGSNIAPAGPFFIGRDSRTGPTVVFGKMDDIRIYGSALSDTEVLALYNEISTLPYLSTTPATVITEISAISGGQVIHAGGSPVTDRGVVWSTQANPTTASNLGITADGFGLGEFTSNLTGLDPATTYYLRAYASNATGTAYGIQLNFTTGSFVIDNDGNVYNTVQIGNQCWMKENLKTTQYQNGTPIEYPGSSNTAWEYNTTGAYAWYNNDSTYKDIYGALYNGYAVCNANSLCPAGWHIPTDDECKILEGTADSDYVVGDTIWNSHGLRGFDVGKNLKSTTGWYGGVGTDLYGFSALPTGRRYTTGTYDGLGGSGGWWSSSLYSFGLMTRYLTTQDGSYRLWDSYTIGRPVRCLKD is encoded by the coding sequence ATGAGAAAACTGATTTCTACCACGATTTGCCTCCTAACAGCAACGCTTTGTATGGCACAAAGCGGCTCATTCAGCAACATTACGGTTAGCCAGCGAACCGATGGCAGCGGCTTTGTTGATGTTTATTTTACCCTGAGTGGTCCAGGAGCTGCCTACGACCTTAGCCTTGAGGTGCGCTTTCACAGCGATAGTGCATACATACCAATTCCTGAAGAGTTTCTAACAGGTAGTTATATGGGTATCACTCCCGGAAGCAGATCCCTTGTCTGGGATGGCCTGGGCAGTTTCCCGGGAACCTACAGCCCTGATGCAAAACTGAAATTGATTGCGGTTGAAACTGAACCTTGCCCTGAAACCATCACAGACGTTGATGATAACATATACAACACGGTTCAGATAGGCGAGCAGTGCTGGATGAAAGAAAACCTTAAAACCACAAAATACCGCAATGGATCATCCATTGAATATCCGGGCAGCGACAACGAAGCCTGGAGTAGTAATATAAACGGCGCTTATGCCTGGTATGATAATGATATTGCAATGAAGGACGCTTATGGCGCGCTTTATAACTGGCCTGCAACTTCAAATTCTAAGGGTTTATGCCCTGCAGGATGGCATATTCCCAGTTCTGATGAATGGATCCAATTGGTTGATTATCTTGTTGACCAGGGCTATCCTGACCAGTGGGACAATCCGAACGGTGCAGGCAATGCCCTGAAATCATGCCGGCAGGTAAATTCACCTTTGGGCGGAGATTGTAATACAACCGAACATCCGCGCTGGAATGCGCATAGCACACATCATGGTTTTGATGTTTTTGGTTTCTCAGCGTTGCCAGGTGGCAACCGTAGTTTTGGCCCTTATGAGAGCATTGGTGAAGGGGGCTACTGGTGGAGCTCCACTGAATATTACGATCTCGGAATCGGCTTCTATCTGTACTTCAGTTATGGCAGTACAGAAATGCATTCTGACAATTATCAGGAAGTGGGCTTTTCCGTCCGATGCATCAGGAGTGGACCTATGGTGGATTTGCCAACTGTGATAACAAACCCTGTGACCAATATAACAGCCACCACAGCTACTTCAGGTGGAAATATTGCCGGTGATGGCGGTGCTGAAATCACAGCCCGCGGTGTTGTCTGGAGCACTTCTGTGAGCCCAAGCCTTGAAAGCAATGATGGCTTTACCACCGATGGAGAAGGCACAGGTGAATTCAGCAGTGAAATAACCGGACTTATTGCCCAGACGACTTATTATGTGAGGGCTTATGGCACCAATAGTGCCGGTACAGGATATGGAAACCAGGTACAGTTTACCAGCGGTGAATTTATATGTGAAACCTCAGTTTTGTATGATATTGATGGCAACACATACAATACCGTACAAATTGGCGACCAGTGCTGGATGAAAGAGAACCTGAAGACAACAATGTACCGCAATGGCGAATCCATTGTTTACCCGGGTTCTGATAACACTGCCTGGCAAAATAATACTATCGGAGCCTATGCATGGCATGGCAATGATATGTCGTGGAAGGACAATTACGGAGCATTATACAATGGATATGCAGTAACGAATGTCAATGAACTTTGCCCGGCAGGATGGCGCGCTCCATCAGATCAGGAATTAACTCAGCTCACTGATTTTATTAATGACATCAATGTTGGAAATATTTTAAAATCCTGCAGGCAGATAAATTCTCCATTGGGCGGGGATTGCAACACATCAATACATCCGCGATGGGAAGCTCATGCTACACATTACGGAACTGACGCATTGGGTTTTTCATTCCTGCCCGCCGGCTCCCGCGGTGCAAACGGCTCATACAACAATTTTGGCACCTACGGTTACCTTTGGTCATCCACCGAGGTATCCACCACCCTGGCATGGTACAGAGATTTAGGTAACATGAAAAGTACAGTTTACCGTAACAATATTAATAAAGCTAATGGCCATAGCGTTCGTTGTGTGAAGAATGACGCCAACTTTACCGGAGGCCCAACCAGCGGCTTAGCACCACTAAACGTAAACTTCAATGACCTTTCAACTAACAATCCAAGTAGTTGGCTATGGGATTTTGGCGATGGAAATAGTTCATCAGCGCAGAACCCTTCTCATACTTATTATACACCTGGCACTTATTCAGTCACACTTACCACTTCAAGCGGTGGTGTAAGCAATACCAAAACCAGGACTGACTATATTTCTGTATTACCCTACATTGAAATACATGAGGCCTGGTTCCCTTTTGATGGTAATTTCTTTGATTACTCGGGTAACAACTATCATGGTGTGAACATGGGTACAACCTGGACAACAGACAGATTTGGAATCCCAGGCAAAGCCTTGTCATTCAACGGCAGCAACTCTGGTGTGATGTTAAACAGTGGATACCCCCCTGTTTTTAGTGGAAGTTTGACCTTTTCATGCTGGATGTATTTTAATGACGACAGCCGTGGCATCTTATTTGGCAGTTACAATACTGCCTATAATGTTAACTTCGAGAAACATACCGATTACAGGCTTCGCATTTACTGGAATAATGGCGAAAGAGATTTATATACGCCTCCTGGTGTGGTTTCGGCACATTCCTGGTATTTTGTAACCTTCATCAGAGATGTCATTACTGATTCATTCCATATTTATTTAAATGGCCAGCTAATAGAAACCTTCCCCGATGTAGGATCCAATATTGCCCCTGCCGGGCCATTCTTTATTGGACGGGATTCCAGGACAGGACCAACAGTTGTTTTCGGAAAGATGGATGACATCCGCATTTACGGAAGCGCCCTATCTGATACTGAAGTCTTGGCACTCTACAACGAAATTTCCACACTGCCTTATCTTTCAACCACTCCGGCAACCGTTATAACCGAAATTTCTGCAATATCAGGAGGGCAGGTAATCCATGCCGGTGGTTCCCCTGTTACCGACCGTGGGGTAGTTTGGAGCACACAGGCAAACCCAACAACGGCTAGCAACCTGGGCATTACTGCCGATGGTTTCGGCTTAGGTGAGTTCACTAGCAACCTAACCGGCCTTGACCCTGCAACCACTTATTATTTGAGGGCTTACGCCAGCAACGCCACTGGAACAGCATACGGAATCCAACTCAATTTTACTACCGGTTCCTTCGTAATAGATAACGACGGCAATGTTTACAATACCGTGCAAATTGGCAACCAGTGCTGGATGAAAGAAAATCTCAAAACCACGCAATACCAGAATGGTACCCCCATTGAATATCCCGGCAGCAGCAACACTGCATGGGAATACAATACGACGGGCGCATATGCATGGTATAACAATGATAGTACTTATAAGGACATCTATGGCGCCTTGTATAATGGATATGCAGTATGCAACGCAAATAGCTTATGTCCAGCAGGATGGCATATTCCTACAGATGATGAATGTAAAATATTGGAGGGTACTGCGGATAGCGATTATGTCGTTGGAGATACTATCTGGAACAGTCATGGATTGAGGGGCTTTGATGTTGGCAAAAACCTTAAATCCACAACCGGATGGTACGGTGGCGTAGGAACGGACCTTTATGGATTCAGTGCTTTGCCTACAGGCCGTCGCTACACAACTGGGACATATGATGGTCTTGGTGGCAGTGGAGGCTGGTGGTCATCGAGTTTGTATTCGTTTGGCCTAATGACCAGATACTTGACTACTCAGGATGGTTCTTACCGGTTGTGGGACTCTTATACAATTGGAAGGCCGGTGCGCTGCCTTAAAGATTAG
- a CDS encoding carboxypeptidase regulatory-like domain-containing protein: MKSKINIHAMLLILVFAAWNIQAQEITGYSPPFNFDARVTHLQGTVSNEGTAIEGAVILLMNTFNSYETTSGIDGSYSIDSVPMGNYMLSATRTGYYLLNQEVFITGDTTQIIDISLIPYGDESLIINNSLTAFADDIVEDPPNFFTLTGNVHINNILHFDGDIKIDKRPNLVHPVLKGNCKLFADGIADTDYWVKENNNQFEYLVIDDRLVPLSVDFLIGGAFFIGGFNITIGEIIIDPEGDYVEIKSIVEMPFPINKVKDYLLGLYELELPMFVEQMSGSHILSKTDGVQTAMDISGLSVNIGIVSLEDVSLYYNTYTQTFGGGFTLNIPGGLPDKRIEPDSTLLDIETGQLPVEIRDENGNLVDSLTFNEFIEVYRSGGFALLSFGAEVEFVEGAINKIILFIGTKVPIGATGLFLTKVTGGIDDLATGNWKIIANVDIELGYEVPVLGSPVKLENFGVLIQPWQTFRGGGSFKVFNYEVSNGYIEYNRPLNSLSAECNLNLYGGLLKGRTYMSLVGGHVNGSGLLSIQTPGNLPWFLRWARNRKIGTATADLNNQYFQSSIRIGWLKLAQKLKFGKTGFPWFNYYIGRNLGHLHKIWKGQKDGKQAITFLVAENARQLLVVAMDTLNPATFHFTLQHDSTGVVYNQDNAYHYKVDSIEQQTIMSVLSPMKGEWTFFTEYAGEIEVFIASTDQEPTLLVSDPSERRTRSNQISLSFNDYSDTLNVQVYYSNSNKYFNGTMINEFTIINNGSLDFTWQNDDVPNGEYFIYSRIDDGYNEPVLQFAPGSIWVENEAWMELPQNLKVVQADDILQVNWDEPVSGSIIAATVYYRNISSGRTEDESVFGENSIEITGLKPGQEYKLWACFIDEYGSFSQPSQDTNVIFTSSDRNNPPYFTLNPDSIFVFVEEQEWRYKLSAKDADGDALLFNIPNDTLGITLSNDTLIWTPGFGLRDIYELMITVTDGSDIDTTWQQLAVHPKHQVDVDLSFSSVNLYEDDNMFVKIRNFLCEDFYQQVTLRNTRTQELVNIETRRVNDFDYIGQFGLSFIKKSEIAVANGDTIEAKYIYLGDEFYAYAYYDSTAQATDKIAPGTIADLTTERMPENMVKLKWTATGNDVEIGKAYRYDIRYAYTPINSEDAYLIAHRIFSYPYPSLAGLQDSLIINLMNLDSIAYFGNIYFSIKAEDEAQNRGALSNSPALPCMLNPVNLSAGVEDVYKIALNWGGPLPGGQNSAFKSYKIFRKINQGALSLLQSGVTQTEFVDDLKDFPDGTYQYAIQAVYENGSSDLIFASPVVLERFVNVNMLLSLEGRTNYNGIAFEMIGLDTVYSQQFNRTTNTTGLLLLPGVFYGQYAVTALKDGFFILYDTVTVTKYSYSFNLQLASRVPIRRFVHGYNLIADTCFDAVQDIIVDNLFLNNESSKVLLIAGKRITINPASAVENGAYLHAFIDESGYYCQQPEAFIAADDEEESSSDLLNDKHDNADSFFSLYPNPTKGKFTLKLAETEELASVVVEVYSMIGERLLQAELAGQSQYNFDLTSSPQGIYLVKVLKGNLIDVKRIIRN, from the coding sequence ATGAAATCAAAAATCAACATACACGCAATGCTGCTCATCCTTGTTTTTGCAGCATGGAATATACAGGCACAGGAAATTACAGGCTATTCACCTCCTTTCAACTTCGATGCGAGGGTTACCCATTTGCAGGGAACTGTCAGTAATGAGGGAACAGCTATTGAAGGTGCAGTTATCTTACTTATGAACACGTTTAATAGCTATGAAACAACCAGCGGCATTGACGGGTCATATAGCATTGACTCGGTTCCTATGGGCAACTATATGCTTTCAGCCACTAGAACAGGCTACTATTTATTGAATCAGGAGGTATTTATTACCGGAGATACAACACAAATTATTGATATAAGCCTGATCCCATACGGAGATGAGTCATTAATCATCAATAATTCGCTTACTGCCTTCGCCGATGATATTGTTGAAGACCCGCCCAACTTTTTTACCCTGACCGGCAATGTGCATATCAATAATATCCTTCATTTTGATGGTGACATTAAGATTGATAAGCGGCCAAACCTTGTGCACCCGGTGTTAAAAGGCAATTGCAAGTTGTTTGCAGATGGCATAGCTGATACAGATTACTGGGTAAAGGAAAATAACAACCAGTTTGAGTACCTGGTCATAGATGACCGGCTTGTTCCGTTATCAGTAGATTTTCTCATTGGCGGGGCGTTTTTTATCGGCGGATTTAATATTACGATAGGTGAAATTATTATTGACCCAGAGGGGGACTATGTTGAGATAAAGAGTATTGTTGAGATGCCCTTTCCGATCAATAAGGTGAAAGATTATCTCCTTGGTCTTTATGAACTAGAACTGCCAATGTTTGTAGAACAAATGTCGGGGAGCCATATTTTATCAAAAACTGATGGTGTTCAAACTGCAATGGATATCAGTGGACTCAGTGTAAATATCGGCATTGTATCTCTTGAAGATGTTAGTCTTTATTACAACACTTACACACAAACGTTTGGTGGGGGATTTACATTAAATATTCCCGGAGGTTTGCCAGATAAGCGGATTGAGCCGGATTCAACTTTGCTTGACATTGAAACTGGCCAACTTCCTGTAGAGATCCGCGATGAAAATGGCAATCTGGTTGACAGTCTCACGTTCAACGAATTCATTGAGGTTTACCGTTCCGGTGGATTTGCACTCCTAAGTTTCGGAGCCGAAGTAGAATTTGTAGAGGGGGCAATCAATAAAATCATCCTTTTTATTGGCACTAAGGTTCCCATTGGTGCAACCGGGTTGTTTCTGACAAAGGTTACCGGTGGAATTGACGACCTTGCCACCGGAAATTGGAAAATCATCGCTAATGTTGACATTGAACTTGGATACGAAGTTCCAGTCCTTGGCTCACCAGTAAAACTCGAAAATTTCGGTGTTCTGATCCAACCCTGGCAAACTTTCAGGGGTGGCGGTTCATTCAAAGTCTTTAATTATGAAGTGTCAAACGGATACATCGAATACAACCGGCCTTTGAACTCCTTGTCCGCCGAATGCAATCTGAATTTATACGGAGGGCTTCTGAAAGGCAGGACCTATATGAGCCTGGTAGGCGGACATGTAAATGGTTCAGGATTATTATCAATACAAACGCCCGGCAACCTGCCCTGGTTTCTGAGATGGGCGCGCAACAGGAAAATTGGAACTGCAACGGCAGATCTGAATAACCAATATTTCCAAAGCAGTATCAGGATTGGTTGGCTTAAGCTTGCCCAAAAACTCAAATTTGGCAAAACTGGTTTCCCCTGGTTTAATTACTATATTGGCCGTAATCTGGGCCACCTGCATAAAATCTGGAAGGGTCAAAAAGATGGCAAACAAGCCATTACCTTTTTGGTTGCTGAGAACGCAAGACAACTCCTGGTTGTGGCAATGGATACGCTCAACCCGGCTACTTTTCACTTCACCCTTCAACACGATTCCACCGGTGTGGTTTACAACCAGGATAATGCATACCACTATAAAGTGGACTCAATAGAACAGCAAACAATCATGTCGGTTCTGAGCCCAATGAAAGGCGAATGGACATTTTTTACAGAATATGCTGGCGAAATTGAGGTTTTTATTGCCTCAACCGATCAGGAACCCACATTGCTCGTTTCTGATCCTTCAGAAAGGCGAACCCGGTCGAACCAGATATCGCTGAGCTTTAACGATTATTCCGACACGCTAAACGTGCAGGTGTATTACTCTAACAGCAACAAGTACTTCAACGGAACAATGATTAATGAATTTACAATTATCAACAACGGAAGCCTTGATTTTACTTGGCAAAACGATGATGTACCCAATGGAGAATACTTCATTTACAGCCGCATTGACGACGGTTACAATGAGCCTGTGTTGCAATTTGCGCCAGGTTCGATCTGGGTCGAAAATGAGGCCTGGATGGAATTACCGCAAAATCTGAAAGTGGTTCAGGCAGACGATATCTTGCAAGTGAACTGGGATGAGCCTGTTTCGGGCAGTATCATAGCTGCCACAGTTTATTACAGGAACATTTCAAGCGGCCGAACTGAAGATGAATCTGTATTTGGAGAAAACTCAATTGAGATTACAGGGCTAAAACCCGGACAGGAATATAAACTATGGGCATGTTTTATTGATGAATATGGCTCTTTCAGCCAACCCAGCCAGGACACCAATGTAATTTTCACTAGCAGCGACAGGAATAACCCGCCCTATTTCACGCTCAATCCCGACAGTATATTTGTGTTCGTGGAAGAACAGGAATGGAGATATAAACTGAGCGCTAAAGATGCTGATGGAGATGCTTTATTATTTAATATTCCAAACGACACCCTGGGTATTACTCTTTCAAATGACACGCTCATCTGGACACCAGGGTTTGGTCTCAGGGATATTTACGAACTGATGATTACAGTAACAGACGGTTCCGATATTGATACGACCTGGCAACAACTTGCAGTTCATCCGAAGCATCAGGTGGACGTAGACCTTTCTTTCAGCTCAGTAAATCTTTACGAAGATGATAACATGTTCGTAAAAATCAGGAATTTCCTCTGTGAGGATTTTTATCAGCAGGTGACTTTACGAAATACCCGCACCCAGGAACTGGTAAACATAGAAACGCGCAGGGTAAATGATTTTGATTACATCGGTCAGTTTGGCCTTTCGTTTATTAAAAAAAGTGAAATAGCCGTGGCAAATGGCGATACCATTGAAGCAAAGTACATTTACCTGGGTGATGAGTTTTATGCATATGCCTATTACGACAGTACAGCACAGGCTACTGATAAGATTGCACCCGGAACAATTGCTGACCTGACAACAGAGCGAATGCCGGAGAACATGGTTAAACTTAAATGGACAGCTACCGGAAACGATGTCGAAATTGGCAAAGCGTACCGGTATGATATCCGCTATGCTTACACACCAATAAACTCGGAAGACGCCTATTTAATAGCGCACAGGATATTCAGCTATCCTTATCCATCATTGGCGGGACTGCAGGATTCGTTAATCATAAACCTGATGAACCTCGACAGCATTGCATACTTTGGAAATATATACTTCTCAATCAAAGCAGAGGATGAAGCACAAAACCGGGGAGCATTAAGTAACAGCCCGGCATTGCCTTGCATGCTAAATCCTGTAAATCTGAGTGCAGGTGTTGAAGATGTTTACAAAATAGCCTTGAATTGGGGTGGCCCTTTGCCCGGCGGACAAAACTCTGCATTCAAGAGCTATAAAATTTTTAGAAAAATAAACCAGGGGGCATTATCGCTGCTTCAATCAGGTGTGACCCAAACTGAATTTGTTGATGACCTGAAAGATTTCCCTGACGGCACATATCAATATGCGATCCAGGCTGTTTATGAAAACGGTAGCAGCGATCTCATTTTTGCCTCACCAGTAGTTCTTGAGAGGTTCGTAAATGTTAACATGCTTCTTAGTCTGGAAGGAAGAACAAATTACAATGGTATTGCTTTTGAAATGATTGGACTTGACACTGTTTACAGCCAGCAGTTCAATCGAACCACAAATACAACTGGTCTTTTACTGCTACCCGGTGTATTTTATGGACAATATGCAGTTACGGCATTAAAAGATGGGTTCTTTATTCTTTATGACACAGTAACCGTGACGAAATACAGCTACTCCTTTAACTTGCAACTAGCCAGCCGCGTACCCATACGAAGATTTGTTCATGGATACAATTTGATTGCAGATACTTGTTTTGATGCAGTTCAGGATATCATTGTTGATAATTTGTTTCTTAATAATGAATCAAGTAAGGTTTTACTGATTGCCGGAAAAAGAATAACTATCAACCCTGCAAGTGCTGTAGAGAACGGAGCTTATCTTCACGCATTCATTGACGAATCCGGGTACTATTGCCAGCAGCCCGAGGCTTTTATTGCAGCCGATGATGAAGAAGAGAGTTCTTCTGATTTATTGAATGACAAACATGACAATGCCGACAGTTTCTTCAGTCTGTATCCGAACCCAACGAAAGGTAAATTCACTTTGAAACTTGCAGAAACCGAAGAGTTAGCTTCCGTTGTAGTAGAAGTTTACAGTATGATTGGCGAAAGGCTACTGCAGGCAGAACTGGCAGGTCAGAGCCAATACAACTTTGATCTGACTTCCAGCCCACAAGGTATTTATCTTGTAAAAGTGCTGAAAGGAAATCTAATAGACGTTAAGCGGATTATTAGAAATTAG